One Papaver somniferum cultivar HN1 chromosome 10, ASM357369v1, whole genome shotgun sequence genomic window carries:
- the LOC113316100 gene encoding uncharacterized protein LOC113316100: MRVLFWNINGVARDAAQCKLRELIREFKPDIFCLVEPKVHFSVDFGDRLQLEGFYPHIIHNATASSIANMWIRYLNGIVPSVINRRKQAITVEVDGVHISFVHASYVQVTRRRLWKQLNSLDTSISWLVMGDFNCVLRLDEKKGGLEPRTSAINKFSDWMNDNNLFEADFLGTKFTWTNGQSGSHIIISKLDRAVINAAWLVKFENWQCKALPREVSDHSTLLGWNMPVHGSLDFIFTYKLKRLKGVVKEWSLTVFGNIHSRLKQDQLRFESAALCSDEDPNDVSKLNL; this comes from the exons ATGCGGGTTCTCTTTTGGAACATAAATGGAGTTGCTCGTGATGCAGCTCAATGTAAACTTAGAGAGTTAATTAGGGAGTTCAAGCCGGATATTTTTTGTCTTGTGGAACCAAAAGTTCATTTCTCGGTTGATTTTGGTGATAGACTTCAGTTGGAAGGTTTTTATCCACATATTATTCATAATGCGACTGCTTCTAGTATTGCTAATATGTGGATTCGCTACTTAAATGGTATTGTTCCCTCGGTTATTAATAGGAGAAAACAGGCCATAACAGTTGAGGTTGATGGAGTTCATATCtcgtttgttcatgctagttatgttCAGGTTACTAGGCGAAGGCTTTGGAAGCAGCTTAATAGCCTTGATACGTCGATCTCGTGGCTTGTCATGGGAGATTTCAATTGTGTCCTTCGACTAGATGAGAAAAAGGGTGGTCTTGAGCCTAGGACTTCAGCAATTAATAAATTTTCTGATTGGATGAATGATAATAATCTTTTCGAAGCAGATTTCTTGGGTACTAAATTTACTTGGACTAATGGTCAGTCGGGTTCTCACATAAtcattagtaagttggatcgtgctgTTATCAATGCTGCGTGGTTAGTGAAATTTGAGAATTGGcagtgtaaagctcttcctagagaagtttccgaccattctaCTCTTTTGGG TTGGAATATGCCAGTTCATGGTTCTCTTGATTTCATATTTACTTATAAACTCAAGAGGCTAAAGGGGGTGGTTAAGGAATGGAGTCTTACGGTTTTTGGTAATATTCATTCTAGGTTGAAGCAAGACCAGCTGAGGTTTGAATCTGCGGCTCTTTGCTCGGATGAAGATCCTAATGATGTTTCCAAACTTAATCTATGA